A genome region from Paradevosia shaoguanensis includes the following:
- a CDS encoding sugar ABC transporter substrate-binding protein, translating to MGRLNLLKVAAAATVMAGMLAGTSAYAADVVGLITKTEGNPFFVKMREGAQAKATELGLDLRTFAGKFDGDNDSQVAAIENLIAAGAKGFAIVPSDSSAIVPTIQKARDAGLLVIVLDTPLDPMDAADATFATDNRKAGQLIGEWAKGTLGDKAASAKIAFLDLATNQPTVDYLRDQGFMQGFGIDVKDPNKYGDEDDPRICGHEMTGGAEDGGRTAMETLLQKCPDINVVYTINEPAAAGGYEALKAVGKDDGSVLIVSIDGGCPGVANVKAGVIGATSQQYPLKMASMAMEAIQKFAASGEKPTVDAKTGFLDTGATLITDKPVAGVDSITSEEGAKLCWG from the coding sequence ATGGGTAGACTAAATCTGCTTAAGGTCGCTGCCGCCGCCACCGTTATGGCCGGCATGCTGGCCGGGACTTCCGCCTATGCCGCCGACGTGGTCGGCCTTATCACCAAGACGGAAGGCAATCCGTTCTTCGTCAAGATGCGCGAAGGCGCCCAGGCCAAGGCCACCGAACTCGGACTAGACCTGCGCACTTTCGCCGGCAAGTTCGACGGCGACAATGACAGCCAGGTCGCCGCCATCGAGAACCTGATCGCCGCCGGCGCCAAGGGTTTCGCCATCGTACCCTCGGATTCGAGCGCCATCGTGCCGACCATCCAGAAGGCGCGTGACGCCGGGCTGCTGGTCATTGTCCTCGATACGCCCCTCGATCCGATGGATGCGGCTGACGCCACCTTCGCTACCGACAACCGCAAGGCCGGCCAGTTGATCGGCGAATGGGCCAAGGGGACGCTCGGCGACAAGGCGGCTTCCGCCAAGATCGCCTTCCTCGACCTCGCGACCAACCAGCCGACCGTCGACTACCTGCGCGACCAGGGCTTCATGCAGGGCTTCGGCATCGACGTGAAGGACCCCAACAAGTACGGCGACGAGGACGATCCGCGTATCTGCGGCCATGAAATGACGGGCGGCGCCGAGGATGGCGGGCGTACCGCCATGGAGACGCTGCTGCAGAAATGCCCCGACATCAATGTCGTCTACACCATCAACGAACCGGCTGCGGCTGGTGGCTACGAAGCGCTCAAGGCAGTCGGCAAGGATGATGGCTCCGTGCTCATCGTCTCCATCGATGGCGGCTGCCCGGGCGTGGCCAACGTGAAGGCCGGCGTCATCGGCGCCACCAGCCAGCAATACCCGCTCAAGATGGCCTCGATGGCCATGGAAGCCATCCAGAAGTTCGCGGCCTCCGGTGAAAAGCCGACCGTGGATGCCAAGACCGGGTTCCTGGACACCGGTGCCACCCTCATCACCGACAAGCCGGTGGCGGGCGTGGATTCGATCACCTCCGAAGAGGGCGCCAAGCTCTGCTGGGGCTGA